Within the Scomber scombrus chromosome 4, fScoSco1.1, whole genome shotgun sequence genome, the region aaCACAGTACCCCTTACGGAGGAAAATGTTGTTCACAATCCCTTTATCAACAACTATTAAGACCTGATGACTTATCAGAATGtcatttaaccctttttttttaaccctttcgtCTTTGTCCTTCCAGAGCTcacacagcaacagcaacaggagGAGGTTCTCACTGATGAGCAGCTCTGCAACCACGAGAGGAACTCCAGTTTGGACCAAGAGGACccagagcctccacagattaaagaggaacaggaggagctcTGCACCAATCTGGAAAGACAACAGCTGGTGGTGAAGCAGGAGACTGAAACCTTTATTTCGACTGCTGCTAGTGAGGAAAGTGACAGCAGTGAAGAGCGGACTCTGGACTTGATGATTGAGAATGTTGTCAGCTTGTCAGTTAAAAGCTCTGAGGTACCAGAAACAAACAGTGATGACCAGCTCCTCTCCCATAACTCTCATGTAGCTGAGAGCCAAGATCACAAAGGAGGAAAACTAGGAGTCTCAGGATCTACTAGAAATACAGAGACAAAACCACAGAAGGGACATTATGAAACTAAAAGTCACAGTGACAATGTATGTAGCCCTACCACATCAAAGATTCAGCTGGATACTGAAACAGGTAAAAAGGTTTTGAAGTGTGACACTTGTGGAAAAGCTTTCAAGTTTATTTCTCACTTGAAAGTACACCACAGagtccacacaggtgagaagccgtacacatgtgacacttgtgggaaaCGATTCTCTCAGGTGGGCGTATTAAAAGAGCATATGATagtccacacaggtgagaagccgtacccatgtgacacttgtgggaaaAGATTTTCTCAAATaggaaaaatgaaaagccataggagaacacacacaggggagAAGCCATTCCCATGTAACACTTGTGGGAAAAGATTCTCTGAGAAGAGCatattaaaacaacatatgaaagtccacacaggtgagaagccataCGGGTGTCATACTTGTGAGAAAAGATTCTCTCATCTGTCTGTATTACACAGGCATATGAAaatccacacaggtgagaagccgtaccCGTGTGACACTTGTGGGAAGAGATTTagtgaaatgacaaaaatgaaaaggcATATGAGagtccacacaggtgagaagccataCTCATGTCACACTTGTGAGAAAAGATTTTCTCGGATGGATGCATTAAGAATGCATATGAGAGTCCACACAGGTGAGAGGCCCTATccatgtaacacttgtgagaaaAGATTTCTGATGTGAACACTCTATAACACCATATGTGAATACACACAGGTGAAAGAAAGATTTGCCGGGTTAGAGGCTGAACAAGAGAATGGATGCTGTGGTAAAAGATTCAGTCAGATGTCAGGCTTGAAAATACACATAAGAATCATCAAGGCGAGAAGCTGTATATTAGCGACACATGATGTGGATCTTTGTGGTGActtcaaaatataataataataataacaacaacaataataatagtaatgttTTGCTGCCTGAGATTAACTCTCACCAGTGAGTGgcgctgttgttttttgtgttcatcATTATGTGTGTTGTAATAGCCAATAGGTATGACTTAGGTTAATTGGAAACAGGAAGTCCCACATGTTCAGTAATGGTggatacagacagagaggattGTGACGATCAGCATCCATCTTTCGTTGTTGTTTTATGGAAAGCTTTGTACATAttttcaattattaaaatgtttttaagcaTGATTAATAACTACTTTGGATTTACAAATGTTTAGtattaatgatgtttttatgttgatAGCATAGTTGCATGGTGGCTATATGTAGCCTTACAATTTATATCAACTTTGTTTGTGTCTTATGTAGCGATTATGATAAATGTGcagctttattctttttatgtAAATTACCTAAACATTATGTAGAAATATGATATTATGTGTGGTACACTATAGCCAAGTGTCT harbors:
- the LOC133978685 gene encoding zinc finger protein OZF-like — its product is MSSVQHLREFMNERLTAAAEEIFRVFHKSIIEYEEEIDRQRRLLDIVWKPEIKLDIAELPQQHQQQQEEVLTDEQLCNHERNSSLDQEDPEPPQIKEEQEELCTNLERQQLVVKQETETFISTAASEESDSSEERTLDLMIENVVSLSVKSSEVPETNSDDQLLSHNSHVAESQDHKGGKLGVSGSTRNTETKPQKGHYETKSHSDNVCSPTTSKIQLDTETGKKVLKCDTCGKAFKFISHLKVHHRVHTGEKPYTCDTCGKRFSQVGVLKEHMIVHTGEKPYPCDTCGKRFSQIGKMKSHRRTHTGEKPFPCNTCGKRFSEKSILKQHMKVHTGEKPYGCHTCEKRFSHLSVLHRHMKIHTGEKPYPCDTCGKRFSEMTKMKRHMRVHTGEKPYSCHTCEKRFSRMDALRMHMRVHTGERPYPCNTCEKRFLM